A genomic stretch from Ureibacillus composti includes:
- a CDS encoding nuclease-related domain-containing protein produces the protein MILKPFEPYPMTAALTALTKRLHPSHEMYSKLQVELNRQEAGEHGEQHVFSLLATSQLPDQTYLLHNVGLKSKVETQIDILVLSPWWCLILEVKNIKGKLYFNDNPRQLIRKGDDGGKDEILGSPEIQVEQYTFGLKSFLESHGVKLPIYGAILFPFNNAIIEKPPEKILLLIGREVVRFIWSLPRSSGVNVDSRKLGELLMKSLYTRDPFPLCHYYKISPSMISSGVECPHCGTIPMQRALRTWKCPKCEKTSMDAHRKALADYSMLINKQISNSECVSYLRLKNHQQAHRILAKCSSSRTGKSRNSVYHLSYNLLLKGESNPGGTK, from the coding sequence TTGATTTTAAAACCGTTCGAACCCTATCCGATGACTGCAGCATTAACTGCACTAACTAAAAGACTTCACCCTTCCCACGAAATGTACTCAAAATTACAAGTTGAACTCAATAGGCAGGAAGCTGGTGAACATGGCGAACAACATGTCTTTTCTTTGTTAGCGACTAGCCAACTACCAGACCAAACCTATTTACTCCATAACGTAGGATTGAAATCAAAAGTAGAGACGCAAATTGATATACTGGTTTTGTCCCCTTGGTGGTGTTTGATCTTGGAAGTTAAAAATATTAAAGGAAAGCTTTATTTCAACGACAATCCACGTCAGCTTATTCGAAAAGGTGATGATGGTGGGAAAGATGAAATACTAGGGAGTCCTGAAATTCAGGTGGAACAATATACTTTTGGATTGAAGTCATTCTTGGAGAGTCATGGGGTCAAATTACCGATTTACGGGGCAATCCTTTTTCCGTTTAATAATGCAATTATTGAGAAACCACCTGAGAAGATACTATTATTGATTGGACGAGAGGTAGTTAGATTTATTTGGTCTTTGCCAAGGAGTAGTGGAGTAAATGTTGATTCGAGAAAGTTGGGGGAATTATTAATGAAATCCCTTTATACTCGTGATCCATTCCCACTTTGCCACTACTACAAGATCTCACCAAGTATGATTTCTTCTGGCGTTGAATGTCCACACTGTGGAACCATTCCGATGCAGAGGGCGTTAAGAACATGGAAATGTCCGAAGTGTGAGAAGACGAGTATGGATGCACATAGGAAGGCATTAGCTGATTATTCGATGCTAATTAATAAACAAATATCAAATAGTGAGTGTGTAAGTTACTTAAGGTTAAAGAATCATCAACAAGCTCATCGAATATTAGCTAAATGCAGTAGTTCGAGAACAGGGAAAAGTAGAAATAGTGTATATCACTTAAGTTATAATTTACTTTTAAAGGGAGAAAGCAATCCTGGAGGAACAAAATAA
- a CDS encoding nucleotide sugar dehydrogenase, giving the protein MTKKICVVGLGYIGLPTAVTFANHGIKVHGVDVSQAAVESIQNKKLHIEEPGLQERLDKAVDSGFLTAATTPEEADAFIIAVPSPINPDKTANLEYVRQATASIVPYVKKGNLVILESTVPPKTVERIMLPELVKTGLEIGTELYVSHSPERVIPGRIFEELINNDRIVGGVNKESAELTKELYETFVQGTIHLTDATTAELVKVMENTYRDVNIAFANELAKLAEKLDVNIWEAIKFANFHPRVNVHFPGPGVGGHCIAVDPWFLVELGGDTAAIINMSRHTNDSMPHFTAQKTQAILNQNKIAGAKVAVLGLAFKGNVDDMRESPSTEVIEQLQELGLEVISFDPHIKENKHATQTQNFEEATKDADILLVLTDHNEFKTYAPTTIQNMRNKIVFDTKNCLSRENWQNADFQYHLLGDAKNI; this is encoded by the coding sequence ATGACAAAGAAAATTTGTGTTGTTGGATTAGGGTATATTGGTTTGCCAACAGCCGTTACATTTGCAAATCACGGAATAAAAGTTCACGGTGTTGATGTAAGTCAAGCAGCTGTGGAATCAATTCAAAATAAGAAATTACACATTGAAGAACCAGGTCTTCAAGAACGTTTAGATAAAGCGGTAGACAGTGGCTTTTTAACAGCTGCAACTACTCCTGAAGAAGCAGATGCATTTATTATTGCTGTTCCGTCACCAATTAACCCTGATAAAACAGCAAATTTAGAATATGTACGTCAAGCAACGGCTTCCATCGTTCCTTATGTGAAAAAAGGAAACCTGGTTATTTTAGAATCAACTGTACCACCAAAAACGGTAGAACGTATTATGTTGCCTGAACTTGTGAAAACAGGTCTTGAAATTGGGACAGAACTTTATGTATCTCATTCTCCTGAGCGCGTTATTCCAGGTCGAATCTTTGAAGAGTTAATTAACAATGACCGTATTGTTGGTGGGGTTAACAAGGAATCTGCTGAATTAACAAAAGAACTTTATGAAACTTTTGTTCAAGGGACAATTCACCTAACAGATGCAACGACTGCAGAACTTGTAAAAGTAATGGAGAATACGTATCGTGACGTAAACATTGCGTTTGCGAACGAGCTTGCAAAATTAGCTGAGAAATTAGACGTTAACATTTGGGAAGCCATTAAATTTGCAAACTTCCACCCACGAGTAAATGTTCACTTCCCAGGACCAGGTGTTGGTGGTCACTGTATCGCAGTTGACCCTTGGTTCTTAGTTGAATTAGGTGGAGATACTGCAGCTATTATTAACATGTCTCGTCATACAAATGACAGCATGCCACACTTTACAGCACAAAAAACACAAGCGATTTTAAATCAAAACAAAATTGCAGGGGCAAAAGTAGCTGTATTAGGTCTTGCATTTAAAGGAAACGTAGATGATATGCGCGAAAGTCCTTCAACAGAAGTGATTGAGCAATTACAAGAACTTGGATTAGAAGTAATTTCATTTGATCCGCATATTAAAGAAAACAAGCACGCTACTCAAACACAAAACTTTGAAGAAGCGACAAAAGATGCAGATATTCTTTTAGTGCTAACAGATCATAATGAATTCAAAACATATGCACCAACAACAATTCAAAATATGAGAAATAAAATTGTGTTTGACACAAAAAATTGCCTAAGTCGTGAAAATTGGCAAAATGCAGACTTCCAGTACCACTTACTTGGAGATGCGAAAAACATATAA
- a CDS encoding WecB/TagA/CpsF family glycosyltransferase, with the protein MKEKVLGIQVNTENYDELIPKVFERIETKEKSLIVAINPEKIIKANEDPALKKLLNEAEFQIPDGIGVILASKIQKGQITSRVTGVDMMLRLCQEAAKRKKPIFLYGGKPGVADKATVKLRELYPGIIVAGTQDGYEKDQNKVIEKINEAKPDLLFVAMGSPKQENWINANRDQLHPTIYQGVGGSFDVLAGTVKRAPEAFQKVGMEWFYRLMKEPKRLKRQLALPLFLLEVARNSKGK; encoded by the coding sequence ATGAAGGAAAAAGTACTTGGTATACAAGTGAATACAGAAAACTATGATGAACTAATTCCAAAAGTATTTGAACGAATTGAAACAAAGGAAAAGTCATTAATTGTAGCAATTAATCCTGAGAAGATTATTAAAGCAAATGAAGACCCTGCTCTAAAGAAGTTACTAAATGAAGCGGAGTTCCAAATTCCAGATGGGATTGGAGTCATTTTAGCTTCAAAAATTCAAAAAGGTCAAATTACTTCACGAGTTACTGGCGTGGATATGATGTTGCGTCTTTGTCAGGAAGCCGCAAAACGTAAAAAGCCAATCTTCTTATATGGTGGAAAACCAGGAGTAGCGGACAAGGCTACAGTAAAACTGCGTGAACTTTATCCTGGAATTATTGTCGCTGGTACGCAAGATGGCTATGAGAAGGATCAAAATAAAGTCATTGAGAAAATTAACGAGGCAAAACCTGATCTTCTTTTTGTCGCAATGGGTAGTCCTAAACAAGAGAACTGGATTAATGCAAACAGAGATCAACTACATCCGACGATTTATCAAGGAGTGGGTGGGTCTTTTGATGTGTTAGCTGGTACGGTGAAACGTGCACCTGAAGCATTCCAAAAAGTTGGAATGGAATGGTTTTATCGACTAATGAAAGAACCGAAACGACTTAAACGTCAGTTAGCATTACCTTTATTTTTATTAGAAGTAGCCCGTAATTCAAAGGGAAAATAA
- a CDS encoding S-layer homology domain-containing protein, translated as MANQPKKYKKFVATAATATLVASAIVPVASAATPSFSDILGNDHEEAIKAVAELGYINGYQDGTFKPGKAVTRGQVALILGKWAQAQGVEVPADYATKEYFNDLPASATDENKQMYALVKAAGIFEGSNGSLNPGQEISRQHMAVVLNGAYKAITGKSLVEQAGDTSNVTIGDINKVAADYQDEVKALKALGITAPANFNPTGKVTRGQFASFLNATIKVQNGENLTGIKSIAALDETNKFLQIDFGFAVSSLSPTDIQIKDAKKGTVYGVQEVKLSADGKTAQLTLFENKENDYVLQPATEYTVTVKANGKTYTSTFVDAGYLDERDEARITKVDSEKRQVTVSYKISNTTETITLDVPETSNLNFQEALGQVVRVWYDGEKNLVKFAYDTEKVVYDAIKIDKKDRIKTIDEEVKYDLASNVEVIINEGSSKTGSRAERKLSGTDAVAGIVNEEFDYAKLIFNDNGDVERIYAYNATGNPILVEKVDGNYILGYDSDELDLKDYRIVNGLGKQITIKDIKANDLVFFNEDAYSGDGIAIVLNSTVKGKVDNVFEESFDVDGKNYDFDNAYGDVKYLNEDGDFEELDEKAAEQLQAGGDVSLYFDARGELIYVVGNVADVDTNSDTLYLQGKIESYADARLDASLEIEGINAKGEVELYDFNVDTLDDIKVQKLVSGKATEVKYEVGKNFPNTSTEIDEFAISTTAGSYVKTTTSAPITNGVIVALNKQGQYIGDVVSLSSYATPDSTDSVNDNIEQTNNVIKVSKDSNGKVDGLEFIDLVQDLSAELEDDDKYANGFLLEDSTLVYDVANADKFFDADEDDVEVTTWGELKKNGVKIAANQAKVYYNKDGKVTHLVTYSNTVSSDTEYSALITSVAKSDGDIVRIGAIVNGEKKTYEVKDSNADSVVEGSLAIIKVNKAGTIVTDIVFASSQSRTVTGKVSNVNVGKNEITVNGEVYKLGADGEVYDATDAKGSDYSVEGLRDVDVNDTVTLVLSASGSKFVDIVTLVNPTKVTGVLTAPATATAGDTVTISVADADLNTDATSQQTVTVTVGSDTVTLTETSAFSGVFTGTYATTQAGTLTVTYVDAADANGQSKNTSTTITVATAN; from the coding sequence ATGGCTAACCAACCAAAGAAATACAAAAAATTTGTAGCAACAGCTGCAACAGCTACATTAGTAGCATCTGCAATCGTACCAGTTGCTTCTGCTGCAACACCATCATTCTCAGATATTCTTGGAAACGACCACGAAGAAGCAATCAAAGCAGTTGCTGAATTAGGTTATATCAACGGATATCAAGACGGCACATTCAAACCAGGTAAAGCTGTAACTCGTGGACAAGTAGCTTTAATCCTTGGTAAATGGGCTCAAGCACAAGGTGTTGAAGTACCTGCTGATTATGCAACAAAAGAATATTTCAACGACCTTCCAGCTTCTGCTACAGATGAAAACAAACAAATGTACGCATTAGTTAAAGCTGCAGGAATTTTCGAAGGTTCTAACGGATCTTTAAACCCAGGTCAAGAGATTTCTCGTCAACATATGGCTGTAGTACTTAACGGTGCTTACAAGGCAATTACTGGTAAATCTTTAGTGGAACAGGCAGGAGATACTTCTAATGTAACAATTGGAGATATCAACAAAGTTGCTGCTGACTATCAGGACGAAGTTAAAGCTCTTAAAGCTTTAGGTATTACTGCACCAGCTAACTTCAACCCAACAGGTAAAGTTACTCGTGGACAATTTGCTTCATTCTTAAACGCAACTATTAAAGTTCAAAATGGTGAAAACTTAACTGGTATCAAATCAATTGCTGCACTTGATGAAACTAACAAGTTCTTACAAATTGATTTCGGTTTTGCTGTGAGTTCTTTATCACCAACTGATATTCAAATTAAAGATGCTAAAAAAGGTACAGTTTATGGTGTACAAGAAGTTAAGCTTTCTGCTGATGGCAAAACTGCTCAATTAACATTATTTGAAAACAAAGAAAATGATTATGTATTACAACCAGCAACTGAATATACAGTAACTGTAAAAGCTAATGGTAAAACATATACATCTACATTTGTTGATGCAGGATACCTAGATGAGCGTGATGAAGCTCGTATCACTAAAGTAGATTCTGAAAAACGCCAAGTTACTGTTTCTTATAAAATTTCAAATACTACTGAAACAATTACTTTAGATGTTCCTGAAACATCAAACTTAAACTTCCAAGAAGCTTTAGGTCAAGTAGTTCGTGTATGGTATGATGGTGAAAAAAATCTTGTTAAATTTGCATATGACACTGAAAAAGTAGTTTATGATGCAATTAAAATTGACAAAAAAGACCGCATTAAAACAATTGACGAAGAAGTGAAATATGATTTAGCTTCTAATGTTGAAGTTATTATCAACGAAGGGTCAAGTAAAACAGGTTCAAGAGCAGAACGCAAACTTAGCGGCACTGATGCAGTTGCTGGTATCGTAAATGAAGAGTTTGACTATGCAAAACTTATTTTTAACGATAACGGTGACGTAGAACGCATCTACGCTTATAATGCTACTGGTAACCCAATTTTAGTTGAAAAAGTTGATGGGAATTATATCTTAGGTTATGATTCTGATGAATTAGATCTTAAGGATTACCGAATTGTAAACGGTTTAGGAAAACAAATCACAATTAAAGATATTAAAGCTAATGACTTAGTATTCTTTAACGAAGATGCATATAGCGGTGACGGTATTGCTATCGTACTTAATAGCACAGTAAAAGGTAAAGTTGATAATGTGTTTGAAGAATCATTTGACGTAGATGGTAAAAACTACGACTTTGATAATGCATATGGTGATGTTAAGTACCTAAATGAAGATGGAGATTTCGAAGAATTAGATGAAAAAGCTGCTGAGCAACTTCAAGCTGGTGGAGACGTATCATTATACTTCGATGCTAGAGGCGAACTAATCTATGTAGTTGGCAATGTAGCAGATGTAGATACTAACAGCGACACTCTATATCTTCAAGGTAAAATCGAATCTTATGCAGATGCAAGATTAGATGCTTCACTTGAAATTGAAGGTATCAACGCAAAAGGTGAAGTTGAACTTTATGATTTCAATGTTGATACATTAGATGACATCAAAGTTCAAAAACTTGTTAGTGGTAAAGCTACAGAAGTTAAGTATGAAGTAGGCAAAAACTTCCCTAACACTTCTACTGAAATCGATGAGTTTGCAATTAGTACAACTGCTGGTTCATACGTAAAAACTACAACATCAGCACCTATTACAAATGGTGTTATCGTTGCACTAAATAAGCAAGGCCAATATATTGGCGATGTTGTTAGTCTTTCTAGCTATGCAACTCCAGATTCAACTGATTCTGTTAACGACAACATTGAGCAAACTAATAACGTAATCAAAGTTAGCAAAGATTCAAACGGTAAAGTTGACGGATTAGAATTTATTGACCTAGTTCAAGACTTAAGCGCTGAACTTGAAGATGACGATAAATATGCTAATGGATTCCTACTTGAAGATAGCACTTTAGTTTACGATGTAGCTAATGCAGATAAATTCTTCGATGCAGATGAAGATGATGTTGAAGTAACAACTTGGGGCGAGCTTAAGAAAAATGGAGTTAAGATCGCAGCAAACCAAGCTAAAGTTTACTACAATAAGGACGGTAAAGTTACTCATTTAGTAACTTATAGTAATACAGTTTCATCTGATACAGAATATAGTGCGTTAATTACTTCTGTTGCAAAATCAGATGGAGATATCGTTCGCATTGGTGCTATTGTAAACGGTGAGAAGAAAACTTACGAAGTAAAAGATAGCAATGCTGATTCTGTAGTTGAAGGTTCTCTTGCTATTATTAAAGTAAATAAAGCAGGAACAATTGTGACTGACATTGTGTTTGCTTCATCTCAAAGCAGAACTGTTACTGGTAAAGTAAGCAATGTTAATGTAGGTAAAAATGAAATTACAGTTAATGGAGAGGTTTATAAACTTGGTGCAGATGGAGAAGTTTATGATGCAACTGATGCTAAAGGCTCTGATTACTCTGTAGAAGGCCTACGTGATGTTGATGTAAATGACACTGTTACATTAGTACTATCTGCTTCAGGAAGTAAATTCGTTGATATTGTTACTTTAGTTAACCCAACTAAGGTTACTGGTGTATTAACAGCTCCAGCTACAGCGACTGCAGGAGATACTGTAACGATTTCAGTAGCAGATGCTGACTTAAACACAGATGCAACATCACAACAAACTGTAACTGTAACAGTTGGTTCAGATACTGTAACATTAACTGAAACTTCAGCATTTTCAGGTGTATTCACAGGAACATATGCAACTACTCAAGCTGGTACATTAACTGTTACTTATGTTGATGCTGCTGATGCAAATGGTCAATCTAAAAATACGTCTACAACTATTACTGTAGCTACAGCTAACTAA